A DNA window from Paraburkholderia sp. IMGN_8 contains the following coding sequences:
- a CDS encoding mannitol dehydrogenase family protein codes for MTSAAALPRLSRQALPMLETHLLSAQWREPRIGIVHLGIGNFHRAHQALYTEEAMLAAGGDWGICGVTLQGDVGKRDALMEQQGLYSVVERGPDGAMVTVVRALREVLAMPHDLAALFARLADPLVRIVSLTVTEKGYCRDPKTGEVALDDAAVAHDLAHPLSPRTVPGILVAALRERRDNSGIADIADGKPFTVLSCDNLAHNGAALRQVVCSFARQLDPSLADWIAAEVAFPSTMVDRIVPATTDDERASAAAALGYQDAAPVPCEPFRQWVIEDRFPGGRPAWDAVGAQLVDDVTPFELAKLRMLNGTHSTLAYLSMLGGFDTIDAAIADPGMRNLIHAMMTHEIAPTLSVPASFDLLAYRDALLERYANPALKHRCAQIAMDGSQKIPPRLLGTIAARIEAGQPFTRLALAIAAWMMFLRGHADDGTHYEISDPLGDRLKALAASARGEPQALLAALLSVREVFPEKLAALPLFTTTLHDALQLLHENGARGAIAASQ; via the coding sequence ATGACATCTGCCGCCGCCCTGCCTCGCCTCAGCCGTCAAGCATTGCCCATGCTGGAAACCCACCTGTTATCTGCGCAGTGGCGCGAGCCGCGCATCGGCATCGTTCATCTGGGCATCGGCAATTTTCATCGCGCGCATCAGGCGCTTTATACGGAAGAAGCCATGCTTGCCGCGGGTGGCGACTGGGGCATTTGCGGCGTGACGCTGCAAGGCGACGTCGGCAAGCGCGACGCGCTCATGGAACAGCAAGGTCTATACAGCGTGGTGGAGCGCGGGCCGGACGGCGCGATGGTGACCGTCGTGCGCGCACTGCGAGAAGTGCTGGCCATGCCGCACGATCTCGCAGCGCTGTTCGCGCGCCTCGCCGATCCGCTGGTGCGAATAGTTTCTCTGACGGTGACTGAAAAAGGTTATTGCCGCGACCCCAAAACCGGCGAGGTCGCGCTAGACGACGCCGCCGTCGCGCACGATCTGGCGCACCCGCTCTCGCCGCGCACGGTGCCGGGCATTCTCGTGGCCGCGTTGCGCGAGCGGCGCGACAATTCGGGTATTGCGGACATCGCGGACGGCAAACCATTCACCGTGCTGTCGTGCGACAACCTTGCGCATAACGGTGCTGCATTGCGTCAGGTGGTCTGTTCGTTCGCCCGGCAACTCGATCCTTCATTGGCCGACTGGATCGCCGCCGAGGTCGCGTTTCCATCCACAATGGTCGACCGCATCGTGCCGGCTACCACCGATGACGAACGCGCTTCGGCCGCCGCCGCACTCGGCTATCAGGACGCCGCGCCGGTGCCGTGCGAGCCGTTCCGGCAATGGGTTATCGAAGACCGTTTTCCGGGGGGACGTCCCGCGTGGGACGCGGTCGGCGCGCAACTCGTCGACGACGTCACGCCGTTCGAACTGGCGAAGCTGCGCATGCTGAACGGCACGCATTCGACGCTCGCCTATCTGTCGATGCTAGGCGGCTTCGACACCATCGACGCGGCGATCGCCGACCCCGGCATGCGCAATCTCATTCACGCGATGATGACGCACGAAATCGCGCCGACGCTGAGCGTGCCCGCCTCATTCGACCTGCTCGCCTATCGGGATGCATTGCTCGAGCGTTACGCGAACCCGGCACTCAAACATCGCTGCGCGCAGATTGCGATGGACGGCAGTCAGAAGATTCCGCCGCGCCTGCTCGGCACGATTGCCGCCAGGATCGAGGCGGGCCAGCCGTTCACGCGCCTGGCACTGGCGATCGCGGCATGGATGATGTTTTTGCGTGGCCATGCGGACGACGGCACGCATTATGAAATCAGCGATCCGCTTGGCGATAGATTGAAGGCACTCGCAGCGTCGGCGCGTGGCGAACCGCAGGCGCTGCTTGCCGCGTTACTGTCCGTGCGCGAAGTATTTCCGGAGAAGCTTGCCGCGCTGCCGCTCTTCACAACAACCCTTCATGACGCATTGCAATTGCTCCATGAAAACGGCGCACGAGGGGCGATAGCCGCGTCGCAATGA
- the manD gene encoding D-mannonate dehydratase ManD encodes MKIVRADVIVTCPGRNFVTLKIVTDEGVHGIGDATLNGRELAVASYLKDHVCPLLIGRDPGRIEDTWQYLYKGAYWRRGPVTMTAIAAVDMALWDILGKVTGMPLYKLLGGASRDGVMVYGHATGRDIPEALDRYAEHIEAGYRAIRIQCGVPNMRSVYGVSKGSGMYEPATKGAVEEQSWSSEKYLDFAPKLFEAVRDKFGFDTHLLHDVHHRLTPIEAARLGKSVEPYRLFWMEDPTPAENQAGFRLIREHTVTPIAVGEVFNSIWDCKQLIEEQLIDYIRATLTHAGGITHLRRIADFASLYQVRTGCHGPSDLSPVCMGAALHFDLWVPNFGVQEYMGFPAEALEVFPHAWRFDNGMMHPGDAPGHGVDIDEAAAARYPYDPAYLPVARLEDGTLWNW; translated from the coding sequence ATGAAGATCGTTCGCGCCGATGTGATCGTCACGTGCCCGGGCCGCAATTTCGTCACGCTGAAAATCGTCACTGACGAAGGCGTGCACGGCATCGGCGATGCAACGCTGAACGGCCGCGAGCTCGCGGTCGCGTCGTATCTGAAAGACCACGTGTGTCCGCTCCTGATCGGCCGCGATCCGGGCCGTATCGAAGACACCTGGCAATATCTGTACAAAGGCGCGTACTGGCGCCGCGGGCCGGTCACGATGACGGCGATCGCCGCGGTCGATATGGCGCTGTGGGACATTCTCGGCAAGGTGACGGGTATGCCGCTGTACAAGCTGCTCGGCGGTGCGTCGCGCGACGGCGTGATGGTGTACGGCCATGCCACCGGCCGTGACATTCCCGAAGCGCTCGATCGCTACGCCGAGCACATCGAGGCCGGATACCGGGCCATTCGCATTCAATGCGGCGTGCCGAATATGCGTTCGGTGTACGGCGTGTCGAAAGGCAGTGGCATGTACGAGCCGGCCACCAAGGGCGCGGTCGAAGAACAGAGCTGGTCGTCGGAAAAGTATCTCGACTTCGCGCCGAAACTATTCGAAGCGGTGCGCGACAAATTCGGCTTCGACACGCATTTGCTGCATGACGTCCACCATCGTTTGACGCCGATCGAAGCGGCGCGCCTCGGCAAGTCGGTCGAGCCGTATCGGCTCTTCTGGATGGAAGACCCGACGCCTGCCGAAAACCAGGCCGGCTTCCGGCTGATCCGCGAGCATACGGTTACGCCGATCGCCGTCGGCGAAGTCTTCAACAGCATCTGGGATTGCAAACAGTTGATCGAGGAGCAGTTGATCGACTACATCCGCGCGACCTTGACGCACGCGGGCGGCATTACGCATCTGCGGCGTATCGCCGATTTCGCTTCGCTGTACCAGGTACGCACCGGTTGCCACGGCCCATCCGATCTGTCGCCGGTGTGCATGGGCGCGGCGCTGCACTTCGATCTGTGGGTGCCGAACTTCGGCGTGCAGGAGTACATGGGCTTTCCTGCCGAAGCGCTCGAGGTATTCCCGCATGCATGGCGTTTCGACAACGGGATGATGCATCCCGGCGACGCGCCGGGCCACGGCGTCGATATCGACGAAGCGGCTGCCGCGCGCTATCCGTACGACCCGGCCTATCTGCCGGTCGCACGTCTCGAAGATGGGACGCTTTGGAACTGGTGA